A single window of Dendropsophus ebraccatus isolate aDenEbr1 chromosome 5, aDenEbr1.pat, whole genome shotgun sequence DNA harbors:
- the SRRM1 gene encoding serine/arginine repetitive matrix protein 1 isoform X9 — protein MDAGFFRGTSAEQDNRFSNKQKKLLKQLKFAECLEKKVEMSKVNLEVIKPWITKRVTEILGFEDDVVIDFIFNQLEVKNPDSKMMQINLTGFLNGKNAREFMGELWPLLLSAQENIAGIPTAFLELKKEEIKQRQIEQEKLASLKKQDDDKDRREKDDRDKRDRSRSPRRRKSRSSSPRRRSSSPRRRSPRRERKRSHSHSPRHKTKSPSPSPVFDKSEPEVQEPEPSFNVKEPSVQEATSSSDIVKISKPDSVPDTKDASPEANSRKIKEKERHRHRSRTRSKSKSKSRSPSHSRPRRRHRSRSRSYSPRRRPSPRRRPSPRRRSPPRRMPPPPRHKRSRSPVRRRRSSASLSGSSSSSSSSRSPPPPPPKKQLKRISSSPPRKPRRSSPSASPPRRRYRQSPPPSPPPKRRSPSPPQSSRSRKTRGSVSPARASASKHKIIEKRKTPSPSPKPRKRDLSESDDDKGGKMGTSDSVQQRRQYRRQNQQSSSDSGSSSSSEDERPKRSGVKNGEVGRRRRHSPSRSPSPSRKRPKDPSPHRRRRTPSPPPPRRRRSPSPAPPPRRRRSPSPQRRRSPSPRRQSPSQRRYSPPIQRRYTPSPPPKRRASPLAQQSSKRRVSMSPPPAKHRVSHSPPPKHKGSPGGKRRSPSVPSKHRKGSSPSRFGREARSPLQPKRLSPSSRPRASRSSESPPVHKRGPSSSPPRRQQSPSPSTRPIRRVSRTPEPKKLKK, from the exons ATGGACGCGGGCTTCTTCCGC GGCACGAGTGCGGAGCAGGATAATCGTTTTAGCAACAAGCAAAAAAAGCTTTTGAAGCAGCTCAAATTTGCAGAATGCCTGGAAAAGAAG GTTGAAATGAGTAAAGTAAATCTGGAAGTTATAAAGCCTTGGATAACAAAGCGTGTAACAGAAATATTAGGCTTCGAGGATGATGTGGTTATAGACTTCATTTTCAACCAGCTGGAAGTAAAG AATCCAGACTCCAAAATGATGCAGATTAACCTGACTGGCTTTCTAAATGGCAAAAATGCTCGGGAATTTATGGGAGAGTTGTGGCCACTTCTTTTGAGTGCCCAAGAAAATATTGCTGGCATTCCTACAGCCTTTCTTGAATTAAAGAAAGAAGAAATTAAGCAGAGACAG ATTGAGCAGGAGAAATTGGCATCTTTGAAAAAGCAAGATGATGATAAAGATAGAAGAGAAAAAGATGATAGAGATAAACGAGATCGATCTAGAAGTCCTCGAAG GCGAAAATCTAGATCGTCTTCACCAAGAAGGAGGTCCTCCTCACCACGGAGGAGATCTCCAagaagagagaggaagagaagccACTCGCATTCACCACGGCACAAGACAAAAAGTCCTAGCCCTTCTCCAGTTTTTGACAAGAGTGAGCCAGAGGTACAAGAACCTGAACCATCGTTTAACGTGAAGGAGCCATCTGTACAAGAGGCAACATCATCAAG tgacaTAGTTAAGATCTCCAAACCTGATTCTGTACCAGATACCAAGGATGCATCTCCAGAGGCAAATTCACGGAAAATTAAAGAGAAGGAAAGACACCGTCACAGGTCTCGTACACGTTCAAAGTCAAAGTCCAAATCTCGTTCACCTTCACATTCTAGGCCAAGGAGGCGACATCGTTCGAGGTCCAG GTCCTACAGCCCAAGAAGGCGTCCTAGCCCTCGTCGAAGGCCATCTCCTCGAAGGAGAAGTCCTCCTCGGCGAATGCCTCCCCCACCTAGACATAAGAGGAGCAGAAGTCCTGTTAGACG AAGACGATCTTCAGCATCTTTGTCTGGAAGTAGTAGCTCATCATCCTCTTCCcgatcaccaccaccacctcctcctaaGAAGCAGCTCAAAAGAATTTCCTCCAGCCCACCGCGCAAGCCACGTCGTTCATCTCCATCTGCCAGTCCTCCACGGAGACGATACAGACAGTCTCCACCTCCAAGCCCACCACCAAAAAGACGTTCACCTTCGCCGCCTCAGTCATCACGTTCAAGAAAGACTAGAGGATCAGTTTCTCCTGCTCGGGCTTCAG CATCGAAACACAAGATAATAGAGAAGCGGAAAACTCCATCACCTTCCCCAAAACCACGCAAAAGGGACCTATCAGAGTCTG ATGATGATAAGGGAGGCAAAATGGGGACCTCTGATTCAGTACAGCAACGTCGTCAGTATAGAAGACAAAATCAGCAGTCCTCCTCAG ATTCTgggtcctcctcctcttcagaaGACGAGCGGCCAAAACGCTCAGGAGTGAAGAATGGGGAAGTTGGAAGGAGACGTAGGCATTCTCCATCAAGAAGTCCATCCCCTTCACGGAAAAGACCCAAGGACCCTTCTCCACA ccgaaGGCGGAGgaccccatctcctcctcctcccagaaGGAGACGCAGCCCTTCTCCTGCGCCACCCCCAAGGAGGCGACGTTCTCCTTCTCCACAGAGGCGCAG GTCCCCTTCTCCTCGCAGGCAGTCTCCTTCACAAAGACGATATTCTCCACCAATTCAGAGACGATACACTCCTTCTCCACCACCTAAGAGAAGGGCTTCACCACTTGCTCAGCAGTCTTCAAAACGCAGAGTATCAATGTCACCTCCTCCAGCAAAACACAGAGTATCACATTCACCTCCACCAAAACATAAAGGGTCCCCTGGAGGAAAAAGACGTTCTCCATCTGTACCATCCAAGCACAGAAAAGGATCATCCCCAAGCAGATTTGGAAGAGAGGCACGTTCTCCTCTGCAGCCTAAACGTTTATCACCCTCTTCACGTCCAAGAGCTTCACGTAGCTCTGAGAGCCCTCCAGTGCATAAGAGGGGACCATCGTCATCTCCACCTCGAAGGCAACAGTCCCCTTCTCCAAGTACACGACCTATTCGAAGAGTATCCAGAACACCAGAA